A part of Escherichia marmotae genomic DNA contains:
- the pqiC gene encoding membrane integrity-associated transporter subunit PqiC — translation MKKWLVTIAALWLAGCSSGEINKNYYQLPVMQSGTQSTASQGNRLLWVEQVAVPDYLAGNGVVYQTSDVKYVIANNNLWASPLDQQLRNTLVANLSTQLPGWVVASQPLGSAQNTLNVTVTEFNGRYDGKVIVSGEWLLNHQGQLIKRPFRLEGVQNQDGYDEMVKVLANVWSQEAAAIAQEIKRLP, via the coding sequence ATGAAAAAGTGGCTAGTGACGATCGCGGCACTGTGGCTGGCCGGATGCAGCTCCGGCGAAATTAATAAAAACTATTACCAGTTACCTGTTATGCAGAGCGGTACGCAAAGTACCGCCAGCCAGGGTAATCGCCTGTTATGGGTAGAGCAGGTCGCAGTTCCTGACTATCTGGCGGGGAATGGCGTGGTTTATCAAACCAGCGATGTGAAGTATGTGATTGCCAACAACAACCTGTGGGCCAGCCCACTAGATCAACAGTTGCGCAACACCCTGGTCGCCAACCTGAGTACGCAACTGCCCGGTTGGGTGGTTGCCTCCCAGCCTTTGGGAAGCGCCCAGAACACGCTCAACGTAACCGTAACTGAGTTTAACGGCCGCTATGATGGCAAGGTTATTGTCAGTGGCGAGTGGCTATTGAATCACCAGGGACAACTGATCAAACGGCCGTTCCGTCTGGAAGGGGTACAAAATCAGGATGGTTACGATGAAATGGTCAAAGTGCTGGCTAATGTCTGGAGTCAGGAAGCCGCTGCTATTGCGCAAGAGATAAAGCGTCTACCTTAA